A region from the uncultured Macellibacteroides sp. genome encodes:
- a CDS encoding TonB-dependent receptor, with amino-acid sequence MKRKSLLTTLLGVCVVMNSLAQITLNGKVVNAKNGDPIEGVNVRLEQTTIGCATNSKGEFSLKDVGEGEYQLRASCLNYTPVIRKVNGSKSGMLIEMESTGINLNQVVITGTGTHHRLQDSPVAVEVINGSDLKKAGVTNFKDALTMLNPSFSFSTTAMASYMTVSGLGNKHILVLMNGQKLAGDVSGNIDLSRINLSNVKRIEILKGAASSLYGSEAMGGVINIITDQPKNLINITSETRYAEENQFDQTVNLDINTGKFGSFTSYNRRQADGWQLNKQTVTYDSKGNEKLTDTDKQASDKFYSNVINQHFTYTATKALSFYARGSFYNKKNDRPVTEYDYNLAYQDYSLGLGGKYLLGNANYLSLDLYNDNFEGTKEYIKDVTDKKGNVTTANGTSALNKRQHYYNANLKGVFKAGDFNKITIGTEYVNDKLKNPEALSGDKQVYTLALYTQDEIKLWQKLQAVVGLRYVYHETFKSKLTPKVSLMYSPGALNFRATYSSGFRAPSLEELYYNKEKNGTLSAGNINLKPEKSNYFSLNGEFINRLFSLSATAYVNKLNNLITSKQVDLTEADVANGISKRTEYQNVDKAQVKGVDVSINSYLGYGLSLGGSYNFADAKDTNTKTRLPRSVKHSGSINTNWNKTWDSYTLNINLGGRLQSERYETGSYGNAPDYQLWNLSTRHTFNNLKNFILEPGIGVENIFNYRDDRPYNSNYATLSPGRTFYVSLLLKFRK; translated from the coding sequence ATGAAAAGAAAAAGTTTACTAACAACCCTGCTAGGGGTTTGTGTTGTAATGAATTCGTTAGCGCAGATAACGCTAAACGGAAAAGTTGTGAACGCTAAAAACGGAGATCCAATCGAGGGTGTTAACGTACGTTTGGAACAAACTACAATCGGTTGCGCTACCAACAGTAAAGGAGAGTTCTCCTTGAAAGATGTAGGAGAAGGCGAGTATCAACTTAGGGCAAGTTGCCTTAATTATACCCCGGTTATAAGGAAAGTAAATGGGAGCAAGTCAGGCATGCTGATTGAAATGGAAAGCACAGGCATTAACCTAAATCAAGTGGTTATAACCGGGACAGGTACTCACCACCGGTTACAGGACAGTCCGGTCGCTGTAGAAGTAATTAATGGAAGCGATTTAAAAAAAGCAGGAGTTACTAATTTTAAAGATGCATTAACCATGCTAAATCCCTCCTTTTCATTTTCCACTACGGCTATGGCCAGCTATATGACGGTAAGCGGATTAGGAAACAAACACATTTTAGTTCTTATGAACGGGCAAAAACTAGCCGGAGATGTATCAGGAAATATCGATCTTTCACGGATCAACCTAAGCAATGTCAAACGTATAGAAATCCTAAAAGGAGCTGCATCATCACTTTACGGATCAGAAGCTATGGGGGGCGTGATTAACATCATAACCGATCAGCCAAAGAATCTGATCAATATAACATCCGAGACTCGTTATGCAGAAGAAAATCAGTTCGATCAGACGGTTAATCTGGATATTAATACAGGTAAGTTTGGATCGTTTACGTCTTACAACAGACGGCAGGCTGATGGCTGGCAACTAAACAAGCAGACTGTTACTTACGATTCCAAAGGCAATGAAAAGCTGACAGATACGGATAAACAGGCCTCGGACAAGTTCTACTCAAATGTTATTAACCAACACTTTACGTATACCGCAACCAAAGCGTTGTCTTTTTACGCCCGTGGAAGTTTTTATAATAAAAAAAACGACCGTCCGGTAACTGAATACGATTACAATCTGGCTTATCAAGATTATAGTCTGGGATTAGGCGGAAAATATCTTTTGGGTAACGCTAACTATCTTAGTCTCGATTTGTATAATGACAATTTTGAGGGAACGAAGGAATACATCAAAGATGTTACTGACAAAAAAGGGAATGTTACTACAGCCAACGGAACATCTGCCTTAAACAAACGTCAGCATTATTACAATGCGAACCTAAAAGGAGTATTCAAAGCAGGAGATTTCAACAAAATCACAATCGGAACTGAATATGTAAATGACAAACTAAAGAACCCCGAAGCCCTTTCCGGAGATAAACAGGTTTATACGCTGGCTTTGTATACACAAGATGAAATAAAACTCTGGCAAAAACTTCAGGCAGTAGTGGGACTACGATACGTATATCATGAAACATTTAAAAGCAAGCTTACCCCAAAAGTCTCACTTATGTACTCTCCCGGAGCATTAAATTTCAGGGCAACATATTCAAGTGGGTTCAGAGCCCCTTCGCTGGAAGAACTTTATTACAACAAAGAAAAGAACGGAACTCTTAGTGCCGGCAATATAAATCTGAAACCCGAAAAGAGCAATTACTTTTCGTTGAACGGTGAATTTATTAACAGACTGTTCTCTCTTTCGGCTACTGCGTATGTTAACAAATTAAACAACCTAATTACCAGTAAGCAAGTCGATCTTACGGAAGCAGACGTAGCAAACGGGATAAGTAAAAGAACTGAATATCAGAACGTAGACAAAGCTCAGGTTAAGGGAGTCGATGTTTCCATAAACAGCTATCTTGGCTACGGATTATCACTGGGCGGATCTTACAACTTTGCCGATGCGAAAGATACAAACACAAAGACTCGTTTACCACGTAGCGTAAAGCATTCAGGAAGTATAAATACGAACTGGAATAAAACCTGGGATTCCTATACCCTGAATATTAATCTGGGCGGTCGTCTGCAAAGTGAACGATACGAAACAGGAAGCTATGGAAACGCTCCGGATTATCAACTCTGGAATCTCTCAACACGTCATACGTTCAACAACCTTAAAAATTTCATTCTTGAGCCGGGTATTGGAGTAGAAAATATATTTAATTACCGGGACGACCGTCCGTATAACAGTAATTATGCAACACTTTCACCAGGGCGTACATTTTATGTAAGTCTGCTTCTTAAATTCCGCAAATAA
- the cobJ gene encoding precorrin-3B C(17)-methyltransferase, which produces MKQGRIVVAGIGPGNIQDITPAVQAAIGEADVVVGYKYYFQFITALITPGTHCVDTGMKREKARAEEAFNYAEEGKSVCVISSGDAGIYGMAPLIYEMKEERKSDIPVEVLPGISAFQKAASILGAPIGHDFCIISLSDLMTPWEKIEKRIVAAATADFVTAVYNPRSDGRYWQLHRLKEIFLRDRSPLTPVGFVRQAGREEQEVCTTTLEAFNPDQVDMFTVVIIGNSQTRSFENKMVTPRGYFRETNTGKAGIGQEIMIRSFRTIEKELKNKDIPLDHKWALLHAIHTTADFEMEQLLYTDPGAVALLYEKLSAGKTITIVTDVTMAAAGIRKAAIQRMGIEVKCYLSDQRIAQIASEKGITRTQAGIRLAVDEHPDALFVFGNAPTALMELCDLIRKNKATPMGIIAAPVGFVNVEESKHRVKPFHEIPKIIIEGRKGGSNLAATLVNAILSYNDAEQLRPGRDV; this is translated from the coding sequence ATGAAGCAAGGAAGAATAGTGGTGGCCGGAATTGGTCCGGGAAATATACAGGATATAACTCCTGCCGTTCAGGCTGCCATTGGCGAAGCCGACGTAGTGGTTGGTTATAAATATTACTTTCAGTTTATTACTGCGCTTATTACACCCGGAACGCATTGTGTTGACACTGGGATGAAAAGGGAAAAAGCACGGGCGGAAGAAGCATTCAACTATGCCGAAGAAGGAAAATCGGTTTGTGTGATAAGTTCCGGAGATGCTGGCATCTACGGTATGGCTCCTCTGATTTATGAAATGAAAGAAGAACGCAAGAGCGACATCCCTGTGGAAGTCCTGCCCGGAATAAGTGCCTTTCAAAAAGCAGCATCCATACTAGGAGCTCCTATCGGGCACGATTTCTGTATTATTTCTCTTTCAGACCTGATGACCCCCTGGGAAAAGATTGAAAAAAGAATTGTCGCGGCAGCGACGGCCGACTTCGTAACAGCCGTTTATAACCCGCGAAGCGACGGACGGTACTGGCAACTTCACCGCCTCAAAGAGATTTTTCTCCGGGACCGTTCCCCCTTAACACCCGTCGGATTTGTTCGTCAGGCTGGAAGAGAAGAACAAGAAGTATGTACCACCACACTGGAAGCCTTTAATCCCGACCAGGTAGATATGTTTACCGTAGTTATTATCGGTAATTCGCAAACCAGATCATTTGAGAACAAGATGGTTACGCCCCGTGGATATTTTAGGGAAACAAACACCGGCAAAGCTGGCATCGGACAAGAAATAATGATTCGCAGTTTCCGGACAATCGAAAAAGAACTAAAAAACAAAGACATACCCTTAGATCATAAATGGGCACTGCTCCATGCGATCCACACCACAGCCGATTTCGAAATGGAACAGCTTCTCTATACCGATCCGGGTGCAGTAGCCTTGTTATACGAGAAACTGAGCGCAGGCAAAACAATCACCATCGTTACAGATGTTACCATGGCAGCAGCCGGTATCCGTAAAGCAGCTATACAGCGGATGGGGATCGAAGTAAAATGCTACCTATCCGACCAACGGATCGCCCAAATCGCTTCCGAAAAAGGAATTACCCGTACCCAAGCAGGTATCAGACTTGCCGTAGACGAACATCCGGATGCCCTATTTGTTTTTGGAAATGCCCCAACCGCCCTGATGGAATTATGCGATCTCATCAGGAAAAACAAAGCTACCCCTATGGGAATAATCGCAGCACCTGTAGGTTTTGTTAACGTAGAAGAATCCAAACATAGGGTAAAACCCTTTCACGAAATTCCCAAAATCATTATCGAAGGGCGTAAAGGCGGAAGCAATCTGGCCGCCACACTGGTTAATGCCATTCTCAGTTATAACGATGCAGAACAACTTCGTCCGGGGAGGGATGTATAA
- a CDS encoding alkaline phosphatase family protein yields the protein MNKIRNVSLGLCFCLLFWACGQRADKAPVGIKHVFVVGIDAMSTQGMEKASTPTMDYLIKNGAICRSVRTVIPSSSSPNWASMLAGAGVEAHGITSNSWTPANYSVKPVGITDYGMFPTIVEVVRKQLPDAKIGMIYHWSGFGNLFEKNVANVDKSYETQQKTAEALADYIRTEKPAFTFTQLDDVDHYGHKYGHMTDKYLACIEKADQCVGMVLKAVRDAGIEDESLIIVVADHGGIGYSHGGESWEEMTVPFILYGKNIKKGFEIQQQTYMFDVAPTIAYALGLDVPYAWTGRPIHSAFEGVEIKADPVVFKKLSYGPRINGERHLFEQAGGLFVDKEAEVVIEPYTKGEKVYFTTDGSEPTQKSQLYQAPFKLDKTTVLKAKSYGNSGSESKATVAYFRFLHQNQENGVTVNYHQVKSQGTQSSIKKEKAVSQWTTNEIRVDENQIAQLLEPEQTAFSLVFSTYIQIDVEGEYHFYLQSDDGSKLYVDGEKIVDNGGSHGVIEKTGSVVLAKGRHALTVEFSNDGGGGWIDAFYKGPGIPKQLIPADKLFKKSNG from the coding sequence ATGAATAAGATAAGAAACGTAAGTTTAGGACTTTGCTTCTGCCTGCTTTTTTGGGCTTGCGGACAAAGAGCAGATAAGGCTCCCGTCGGAATCAAACACGTGTTTGTGGTGGGCATAGATGCGATGAGTACGCAAGGGATGGAGAAAGCCTCTACTCCAACTATGGATTACCTGATAAAAAACGGAGCCATTTGCCGGAGTGTCCGTACAGTGATTCCATCCAGCAGTTCGCCGAACTGGGCGTCTATGCTGGCAGGAGCCGGTGTAGAAGCGCATGGGATAACCTCCAATAGTTGGACGCCAGCTAATTATTCTGTAAAACCTGTCGGCATCACAGACTATGGGATGTTCCCTACGATTGTTGAGGTTGTTCGCAAACAGTTGCCCGACGCTAAAATCGGTATGATCTATCACTGGAGCGGCTTTGGCAACCTATTTGAAAAGAACGTAGCGAATGTGGACAAGTCGTACGAAACGCAACAAAAAACAGCAGAAGCACTGGCGGATTATATTCGTACGGAAAAACCGGCATTTACGTTCACCCAACTGGACGACGTAGATCATTACGGACATAAGTACGGACACATGACCGACAAATACCTGGCGTGCATCGAGAAAGCAGATCAATGTGTCGGCATGGTGCTTAAGGCCGTAAGAGACGCCGGCATAGAAGACGAATCGCTAATCATTGTAGTAGCAGACCACGGTGGCATCGGATATAGTCACGGAGGTGAATCCTGGGAAGAAATGACCGTACCTTTCATCCTCTACGGGAAAAATATCAAGAAAGGCTTTGAGATACAACAGCAGACCTACATGTTCGATGTGGCACCGACAATCGCATACGCGTTAGGTCTGGATGTCCCCTACGCATGGACCGGGCGTCCAATCCATTCCGCGTTCGAAGGTGTGGAAATCAAAGCCGACCCTGTCGTTTTCAAGAAACTGTCCTACGGTCCCCGTATAAATGGAGAACGCCATCTGTTTGAACAAGCCGGCGGATTGTTTGTGGATAAAGAGGCCGAAGTTGTGATCGAGCCATATACGAAAGGAGAGAAAGTCTACTTCACTACAGACGGATCGGAACCCACGCAAAAATCACAGCTCTATCAGGCTCCCTTCAAACTGGACAAAACAACCGTTCTGAAAGCAAAGTCGTATGGAAACAGTGGTAGCGAGAGTAAGGCGACAGTTGCCTACTTCCGATTTTTACACCAGAATCAGGAGAATGGAGTAACTGTTAACTACCACCAGGTAAAAAGCCAGGGTACGCAGTCTTCCATAAAGAAAGAGAAAGCAGTAAGTCAGTGGACAACCAACGAAATCCGGGTCGACGAAAATCAAATTGCCCAATTATTGGAACCCGAACAAACTGCATTCAGTCTGGTTTTTTCTACCTATATCCAAATTGATGTAGAAGGTGAATACCATTTCTATCTGCAATCGGACGATGGAAGTAAATTGTATGTAGACGGCGAGAAAATAGTGGACAATGGCGGATCACATGGAGTAATTGAAAAAACAGGATCCGTAGTCCTTGCAAAAGGACGACACGCCTTAACCGTCGAATTTTCCAACGACGGGGGCGGAGGCTGGATTGATGCATTCTACAAAGGTCCCGGCATTCCGAAACAGCTTATCCCAGCCGACAAATTATTCAAAAAGTCCAACGGATAA
- a CDS encoding cobyrinate a,c-diamide synthase: MKPQLLIGAASSGSGKTTFTLGLLRALKNRGMKVQPFKCGPDYIDTKYHQLAAGEESVNLDLFMSSDLHVRDIYANYGNDADVCITEGVMGLYDGYDGSRGSSAEIAQLLNLPVVLILNAKSMAYSVAPILYGYKHFNKDLNLIGVVFNKVSSPVHYAYLRQACTDTGVECLGYLPNQKEIEIPSRHLGLSLDDGFCLDGFADRVADLLEEYVDIDRLLQISSVCFPSSSQIYVPVSPLKKSDLCIAVARDEAFNFIYRENLAQLNRLGNVVFFSPLTDEKLPSAHLVYLPGGYPELHLQTLSENKTMLASVREYAENGGKLFAECGGMMYLCRAVTGIDGKSYPLASVFNQEATMGNMKLTLGYRTFTYNGIEELKGHEFHYSQIINSDNTSVTDTCLYNARGSKTKTVLFRYKNTIAGYTHLYWGDMDLMDLWNKNHNK; the protein is encoded by the coding sequence ATGAAGCCTCAATTGTTAATTGGTGCAGCTTCTTCGGGAAGCGGAAAAACTACCTTCACACTTGGTCTGCTAAGGGCATTGAAGAATAGGGGAATGAAGGTGCAGCCTTTTAAGTGTGGTCCTGATTATATTGATACAAAATACCATCAGTTGGCTGCCGGAGAAGAATCTGTGAATCTTGATTTGTTTATGTCGTCCGATTTGCATGTCCGGGATATTTATGCCAACTATGGCAATGATGCGGATGTTTGTATAACTGAGGGCGTTATGGGGCTTTACGATGGCTATGATGGTTCAAGGGGTAGTAGTGCGGAAATTGCGCAGTTGTTGAACTTGCCTGTCGTGTTGATTCTAAATGCCAAGTCTATGGCTTACTCGGTTGCTCCGATTCTGTATGGGTATAAGCATTTTAATAAAGATCTAAATTTGATTGGCGTCGTTTTTAATAAAGTTTCTTCACCTGTTCATTATGCTTACCTTCGGCAAGCCTGTACTGATACAGGTGTTGAATGTCTGGGTTACCTGCCAAATCAAAAAGAAATTGAGATTCCTTCGAGACATTTAGGCCTTTCTCTTGATGATGGGTTTTGCTTGGATGGATTTGCGGACCGGGTGGCTGACTTGTTGGAAGAGTATGTTGATATTGATCGTTTACTGCAAATTTCGTCTGTATGTTTCCCTTCATCTTCCCAGATATATGTTCCCGTTTCACCTCTAAAAAAGAGTGATCTTTGTATTGCTGTTGCCCGTGATGAGGCTTTTAATTTTATATACAGAGAGAATCTTGCTCAACTGAACCGGTTAGGAAATGTTGTTTTCTTTAGTCCGCTTACAGACGAAAAACTACCCTCTGCCCATCTGGTCTATTTGCCGGGTGGATATCCTGAATTGCATCTCCAAACACTTAGTGAAAATAAAACTATGCTCGCATCTGTAAGAGAATACGCTGAAAATGGTGGAAAACTTTTTGCCGAATGTGGAGGTATGATGTACCTGTGCAGAGCAGTAACAGGGATAGATGGTAAATCATATCCGCTGGCAAGTGTTTTTAATCAGGAAGCAACAATGGGCAACATGAAACTTACGCTTGGTTATCGGACTTTTACCTATAATGGTATTGAAGAGTTAAAGGGTCATGAGTTTCATTATTCGCAAATAATCAATTCGGATAATACTTCGGTTACCGATACTTGTTTGTATAATGCAAGAGGTTCCAAAACAAAAACGGTGCTTTTTCGTTATAAGAATACAATAGCAGGTTATACCCATTTATATTGGGGGGATATGGATCTAATGGATTTGTGGAATAAAAATCATAATAAATAA
- a CDS encoding sirohydrochlorin cobaltochelatase — MKTLIILFSLLISLICQANGGSNFMESDIFKSMKQGDKAALLIVHFGTTYDDTRKLTIEAINTKITKAFSGVTVREAYTSRIVINRLKQREIVKQTPTEALLALKEDGYTHVLIQSTNIIEGIEMEALRREVENMESSFKDIRVGNPLLYTVEDYEKVVSILGKQYSGKGAVVLVGHGTYTPATATYSMLEYMLKDKGYKQMYVGTIEGYPSFSSMLRLLKSSKEKQVTLVPFMFVAGDHANNDIAANWKEMLEKEGFNVTVSLQGLGENPDIQNLFTDHAHFISTHKMIKIMDKKKRYANEEN, encoded by the coding sequence ATGAAAACACTAATTATTCTTTTTAGCTTATTGATTAGTTTAATCTGTCAGGCAAACGGTGGGAGCAATTTCATGGAATCGGATATATTCAAATCCATGAAACAAGGAGATAAAGCCGCCTTATTGATTGTCCATTTTGGGACAACCTATGATGATACACGAAAACTTACAATCGAAGCAATCAATACTAAAATAACGAAGGCATTCTCTGGCGTAACAGTTCGGGAAGCATACACCTCGCGCATTGTAATTAACCGGCTTAAACAAAGAGAGATAGTAAAACAAACTCCAACAGAAGCATTGCTTGCATTGAAAGAAGATGGATACACGCATGTACTCATACAATCAACCAATATTATTGAGGGAATCGAGATGGAAGCTTTACGTCGTGAGGTCGAAAACATGGAATCATCATTCAAAGATATCCGTGTGGGAAATCCACTCCTTTACACCGTCGAAGATTACGAGAAAGTGGTTTCTATTCTGGGAAAACAATATTCCGGAAAGGGTGCGGTTGTACTAGTCGGACACGGAACCTATACACCAGCTACCGCGACTTACTCCATGTTGGAGTATATGTTAAAGGATAAAGGATATAAACAAATGTATGTTGGGACTATAGAAGGTTATCCGTCGTTTTCCTCAATGTTACGTCTGTTAAAATCAAGCAAAGAAAAGCAGGTAACCTTAGTCCCCTTTATGTTTGTAGCCGGCGACCATGCCAATAATGACATTGCTGCCAACTGGAAAGAAATGCTCGAAAAAGAAGGATTCAACGTAACAGTAAGTCTGCAAGGATTAGGCGAAAATCCGGATATTCAGAATCTCTTTACCGACCATGCCCACTTTATCAGCACTCATAAAATGATTAAAATTATGGATAAGAAAAAACGGTATGCAAACGAAGAGAATTAG
- a CDS encoding SusD/RagB family nutrient-binding outer membrane lipoprotein — MKTNYKFILLVSVFSLLFGCTHNFEEINTNPNNPDRIDQPKLLLSGVIRQLDNLGNIKYYGAVLGDYWVDQFVSMFNDAFNNTQTGQLYYDGRDVQDMIILAEKYNQPHVQAMGIIIQSLMFQQMTDAYGDFPYSEAFKGKTDGIFTPTYDTQEFIYTDLLAKLDLANDLLIKSSAEEIGAYDCLYNGDILKWRKFANSLKLRLYMRISGKKDVSKEISAMLSQPDKYPLMSSTNDNAAISYLSDEESHWCPLYKATLEKFNNTEFMSVIIEEHLKSMNDPRIKVFFSPTVKGVEKGEYIYAGVPNCVRDADEANYNGGDSYNSRKGYLFATRQLDSKYASPTAAQSVLLAYSEVMFNLAEAREKGIITLGDAATYYKKGITASFDYWASRIPSNFKDMKSLPFPPTEALQASDVIPDASYYEQPKVNYTGTQSEKLEKIGVQKWISLFLCGIEGWTEWRRTGFPKEISVTPPRNLPSSSNIKEWPRRIPYPQNEQVYNTEQYQIAVSRQGADDLLTRLWWNK; from the coding sequence ATGAAAACTAATTATAAATTCATACTATTGGTTTCGGTTTTTTCCCTTCTTTTCGGTTGTACCCATAACTTCGAGGAAATCAATACCAATCCTAATAATCCGGACCGTATCGATCAACCCAAATTATTGTTGAGCGGTGTCATCCGGCAATTGGACAATTTGGGAAATATCAAATATTACGGTGCAGTATTGGGAGATTACTGGGTGGACCAATTCGTGAGTATGTTCAACGATGCATTCAACAATACCCAGACGGGACAACTCTATTACGATGGACGTGATGTGCAGGACATGATCATTCTGGCGGAAAAATACAATCAACCGCATGTTCAAGCGATGGGAATTATCATCCAATCGCTCATGTTCCAGCAGATGACAGACGCTTACGGTGATTTTCCCTATTCGGAAGCCTTTAAGGGAAAAACGGATGGGATATTTACGCCTACATACGATACGCAGGAATTTATCTACACCGATTTATTGGCCAAATTGGACTTGGCCAACGACCTGCTTATAAAAAGCAGCGCAGAGGAAATTGGTGCATATGATTGCCTGTACAACGGTGATATTCTCAAATGGAGGAAGTTTGCCAACAGTCTCAAATTGCGTTTATACATGCGCATTTCGGGAAAGAAGGATGTAAGCAAGGAAATCAGCGCTATGCTGTCGCAACCGGATAAGTATCCGTTAATGTCGAGTACAAATGACAATGCAGCAATTTCGTACCTAAGTGACGAAGAATCCCATTGGTGTCCCTTGTACAAAGCCACGCTCGAAAAATTCAATAACACCGAGTTCATGTCTGTCATCATCGAAGAACATCTCAAGTCCATGAACGACCCTCGCATCAAAGTGTTTTTCTCGCCTACGGTAAAAGGGGTGGAAAAGGGCGAATATATCTACGCCGGTGTACCAAACTGCGTACGCGACGCGGATGAAGCCAACTATAACGGAGGAGATAGTTACAACTCGCGCAAAGGATACCTCTTCGCAACTCGTCAGTTGGATTCCAAATATGCGTCTCCTACAGCCGCACAATCCGTGTTACTGGCATACTCGGAAGTCATGTTCAATTTGGCCGAAGCCCGCGAAAAAGGAATCATCACCCTCGGCGATGCTGCCACCTATTACAAAAAAGGTATTACAGCAAGTTTCGACTATTGGGCAAGCCGCATCCCATCGAATTTCAAAGATATGAAATCGCTGCCTTTCCCTCCTACCGAAGCACTTCAAGCATCGGATGTTATTCCGGATGCCAGTTATTATGAACAACCCAAAGTGAACTACACCGGTACCCAGAGTGAAAAGTTAGAGAAAATAGGTGTGCAGAAATGGATCTCCCTCTTCCTGTGCGGCATCGAAGGCTGGACAGAATGGCGCCGAACCGGTTTCCCTAAAGAAATATCGGTTACTCCTCCCCGGAATCTTCCTTCATCCAGTAATATCAAAGAATGGCCGCGACGTATACCGTATCCTCAAAATGAGCAGGTTTACAATACGGAGCAATACCAGATAGCAGTCTCCAGACAGGGAGCAGACGATTTATTAACGCGTTTATGGTGGAATAAATAG
- a CDS encoding PepSY domain-containing protein, with translation MQTKRIRPMITKLVYSIHRILGTLLSVLFLMWFLSGLVMMYHTFPKVWEKERMEKMEVLDTSLPSIESVTARIPSNEKIVNLEVSRFLKQTIFRIRTDKQEYLLPADSMEKLPNITGERINQIAHCWNSAPVARVDTLHKLDQWIPFGQLKKELPIIKFYFSDKEKHELYISSHSGEVLQYTTVKERFWSWLGAIPHWIYFTSLRQNRELWIKSVVILSAIGVVMTLAGLYVGIHAFVQRRKNKRIFGSPYKKKWYWLHHITGLIFGILVLTWIFSGMMSLVDTPEWIAKEKQHYPIRQVLEGNEIYPEQYPLDYREVINQLHGTVKVIEWGRFYGKPVYHLVTTGKKTTLDASSPKICKLKLPKAYITKAITVIHGKESRIHTSLLKEYDTYYLAKSGHLPLPVYKVEVDNSDKSCYYINPKTGMYRYYNNQKRWDFWLYKGMHSLDIQWLVTRPLLRLIVQWILMLGGTVVSVSGVVLGIRYCTRKIRKLKQRKQA, from the coding sequence ATGCAAACGAAGAGAATTAGGCCGATGATAACCAAACTGGTTTATTCCATTCACAGGATACTGGGGACACTCCTCAGTGTCCTGTTTTTGATGTGGTTCCTTTCGGGACTGGTCATGATGTATCACACATTTCCCAAGGTATGGGAGAAAGAAAGAATGGAGAAGATGGAAGTGCTGGATACATCTCTTCCGTCCATAGAATCCGTTACTGCACGGATTCCCTCAAACGAAAAGATAGTGAATCTTGAGGTAAGCCGCTTCCTGAAGCAAACTATATTTAGAATCCGTACTGATAAGCAAGAATATCTCTTGCCGGCCGATTCAATGGAAAAGCTTCCGAACATCACTGGCGAAAGAATCAACCAAATCGCTCACTGCTGGAACAGTGCCCCGGTGGCGCGTGTTGATACGTTACACAAGCTTGATCAGTGGATTCCATTCGGTCAGCTAAAAAAAGAGCTGCCAATAATAAAATTCTACTTCTCTGATAAAGAGAAACACGAATTATATATCTCATCCCACTCCGGAGAGGTACTACAATATACCACTGTAAAAGAGCGATTCTGGTCGTGGCTGGGGGCTATTCCTCACTGGATTTACTTTACCTCATTACGACAAAACCGGGAACTATGGATAAAGTCTGTCGTCATTTTATCGGCCATCGGAGTAGTTATGACATTGGCGGGTTTGTATGTTGGTATTCATGCGTTTGTTCAGCGCCGGAAGAACAAGCGTATTTTCGGATCACCCTATAAAAAGAAATGGTATTGGTTACATCATATTACCGGATTGATATTTGGTATATTAGTCCTGACATGGATATTCAGTGGCATGATGTCGCTTGTGGACACTCCTGAGTGGATAGCCAAAGAAAAGCAACATTATCCAATACGCCAGGTATTGGAAGGCAACGAAATATATCCGGAACAGTATCCGCTGGACTATAGAGAAGTAATCAACCAACTGCACGGAACAGTGAAAGTAATTGAATGGGGACGGTTTTACGGCAAGCCCGTATACCATCTTGTAACAACAGGAAAGAAAACAACATTGGATGCATCCTCTCCCAAAATCTGTAAACTAAAACTTCCGAAAGCATATATAACAAAAGCCATTACTGTCATCCATGGAAAAGAGAGCCGGATACATACGTCTTTACTTAAGGAATACGACACGTACTATCTAGCTAAGTCGGGACATCTGCCGTTGCCGGTTTATAAAGTAGAAGTAGACAACAGCGATAAAAGTTGTTACTACATCAATCCTAAAACCGGCATGTACCGTTATTATAACAATCAAAAACGCTGGGACTTCTGGTTATACAAAGGGATGCACAGCCTGGATATACAATGGCTTGTTACCCGTCCGTTACTCAGATTGATTGTTCAATGGATACTGATGCTGGGGGGGACTGTTGTTTCTGTATCCGGTGTAGTGTTGGGGATAAGGTATTGCACCCGTAAAATAAGGAAATTGAAACAGCGAAAACAGGCTTAA